Proteins from a single region of Oncorhynchus tshawytscha isolate Ot180627B linkage group LG03, Otsh_v2.0, whole genome shotgun sequence:
- the LOC112230897 gene encoding large proline-rich protein BAG6 isoform X3, with amino-acid sequence MEEPGADIEVTVKTLDSQSRSYTVGGQLTVKEFKEHIATSVGIPVDKQRLIYQGRVLQDERTLTEYNVGGKVIHLVERAPPQPSQPGSGSGVAEAGATSSSTTSQGTSQVPPQDRNANSYVMLGTFNLPVNVMDPQQIQMSVQQMMSGLGENARNARVSTSTGSNGSMNVHIDMDQSVQSEPRLRLLLAENLLRDTNALIERMEGQPSGTSAQPDSAAAAPPPSSSSTPSPSTQPMDTSPPPSTTPPSFSSSTQTEGAAQAGPNHPSPAELVEMLSELRRVEERLQPFVQRTHTILESATTAEYANAEREEDQRILNLVGEALRLLGNALVALSDLRCNLLSPTPRHLHVIRPMSHYTSPVSMPGAVHHHIPLHMNLGATVTMASNGRPATEEQAQPSQAAGQSDQPGQGQTSPSQPPPSNQQAGQGQPGPRVIRISHQTMPVVMMQMNTDDSGVPQAAGQPNAAGMGQPGFQMPPGVQMNPDFMQSIMQQIAQYTEAVAAATGGTIPGQPLQPTPPGSTTTSSTTTTGPCTTTTTGPNTPATTPTAPPLPSPGAPQARVVFTRPTFAPRVPPPAFGTRGATINLRASVPPMMGQQPGQPFPPAALNQMISGLVGQLLMPGQMAGQTATTSASHTFSSASHTFSSSSSNSSSSSSGPIPTPAPSTTVPPGQSGAIPTMPQGAPPDLAQLLGSLLGTAGTVPGAMGPSITVTMPGVPAFVQGVSDFMQASGPVFPPPPNGAQQPLASGTPTPPPGTTPNPPTGDGAGAQGEALNPELFTGIVQGVLSTMMGSLGSPQSNTESIAQFIQRLSETSNIFTPGTGDAMGFFGDLLTLVCQNFSMVDLVLLLHGQNQPLGRIQTQLSQFFTQHYLNGSEPTDHNVAAAADGLINELEEYITESFSSVAVLEGVNVTQTNLSFFRRQLTRIATHILRCTDNTFGPQLLQMCNQGLFECLALNLYCLRGEQSALTSVINHRIRTLSTDMNPSLVNWLTSMMTMRLQVILEHIPVTEDQILHYAVHTQQGEASNAQEPQRAQIIEMEDTHSPAPATTAEEAMASSQETRAEPRETGATGGAAPLGGAMAAAEASGREEPGRETEAWAAAVPAEWVPIIRHDLITQRKMKAQPPMSDAYLHGMPAKRRKTGQGDGALLSLSDAVSRAARTAEVRPVTSPDHLQEELDSPELQEAYAEQVKKDIKKRVREDPDFSSQQFPNTHRAFSSDS; translated from the exons ATGGAGGAACCGGGTGCTGATATAGAGGTGACTGTCAAAACTTTGGACTCCCAGAGCCGAAGTTACACTGTAGGCGGCCAG TTGACAGTGAAAGAGTTCAAGGAGCACATTGCCACTTCAGTTGGGATTCCTGTGGACAAACAGAGGCTGATCTACCAGGGCCGAGTCCTGCAGGATGAGAGGACACTGACAGAGTACA ACGTTGGTGGAAAAGTCATCCACCTGGTGGAGCGGGCCCCCCCTCAGCCCTCCCAgccaggctcggggtcaggggtAGCGGAGGCCGGAGCGAcgtcctcctctaccacctcccaggGAACGTCCCAAGTGCCCCCACAGGACCGCAACGCCAACAGCTATGTCATGCTGGGGACCTTCAACCTCCCGGTTAACGTCATGGACCCTCAGCAGATCCAG ATGTCAGTCCAGCAAATGATGTCAGGCTTGGGAGAGAATGCAAGGAATGCCAGAGTCAGCACCAGCACCGGG AGCAATGGTTCCATGAATGTGCACATTGATATGGACCAATCGGTTCAGAGTGAGCCCAGGCTGAGACTGCTATTGGCTGAGAACTTGCTGAGGGACACCAATGCTCTCATCGAGAGGATGGAG GGTCAACCAAGCGGCACCTCGGCCCAACCAGATTCTGCTGCTGCAgcacctcctccctcttcctcctccactccctctccctccacccagcCCATGGACACGTCTCCACCTCCATCTActacccctccatccttctcttcctccactcaAACAGAGGGAGCCGCTCAAGCTGGACCCAA TCACCCCAGCCCAGCAGAGCTGGTGGAGATGCTTTCAGAgctgaggagggtggaggagagacttCAGCCATTCGTCCAGAGAACACACACTATCCTAGAGTCTGCTACCACCGCAGAATACGCCAACGCC gaaagagaggaggaccagcgGATTCTCAACCTGGTGGGCGAGGCCCTCCGTCTCCTGGGCAATGCCCTGGTTGCCCTTAGTGACCTGCGCTGCAACCTGCTGAGCCCCACCCCACGCCACCTACACGTGATCCGGCCAATGTCTCACTACACCTCCCCAGTGTCCATGCCTGGAGCCGTTCACCATCACATCCCGCTACAT ATGAACCTGGGAGCCACGGTCACGATGGCGTCCAATGGcagaccagctacagaggaaCAGGCACAGCCCAGTCAGGCCGCCGGCCAATCGGACCAGCCAGGTCAGGGACAGACCTCTCCTTCACAGCCTCCTCCGTCCAATCAGCAGGCTGGACAGGGACAGCCCGGCCCCCGGGTCATCAGGATCAGCCACCAGACAATGCCGGTGGTCATGATGCAGATGAACACGGACG ACTCTGGTGTTCCTCAGGCAGCTGGACAGCCCAACGCTGCAGGAATGGGGCAGCCAG GCTTCCAAATGCCTCCCGGTGTTCAGATGAACCCAGACTTCATGCAGTCCATCATGCAGCAGATCGCCCAGTACACAGAGGCTGTGGCTGCTGCCACCGGGGGCACCATCCCTGGCCAACCCCTCCAGCCTACCCCCCCAGGCTCCACTACTACctcttccaccaccaccactggcccttgcaccaccaccaccactggccCTAACACCCCTGCCACCACCCCCACGGCCCCCCCTCTGCCTTCTCCTGGGGCACCCCAGGCCAGGGTGGTGTTTACTCGGCCCACCTTTGCCCCCAGGGTCCCTCCACCCGCCTTTGGCACGCGGGGGGCCACCATCAACCTTAGAGCTAGCGTGCCCCCCATGATGGGTCAGCAACCAGGACAG CCCTTCCCTCCTGCTGCCCTCAATCAGATGATCAGTGGACTGGTGGGACAACTCCTAATGCCTGGACAGATGG CTGGTCAAACAGCCACCACCTCTGCCTCTCATACCTTCTCCTCAGCTTCTCATaccttctcctcatcctcctccaactcttcttcttcctcctctggcCCTATCCCCACCCCTGCTCCTAGCACCACTGTTCCCCCAGGCCAGTCTGGAGCCATACCCACCATGCCCCAGGGAGCTCCCCCTGACCTGGCCCAGCTCCTGGGCTCTCTCCTGGGGACAGCGGGGACAGTTCCTGGGGCCATGGGACCCTCCATCACTGTGACCATGCCTGGAGTACCTGCCTTCGTCCAGGGAGTGTCTGACTTCATGCAG gCCTCCGGACCAGTTTTCCCACCACCCCCCAACGGTGCCCAACAGCCCCTTGCCTCTggcacccccacccctccacccggGACCACCCCTAACCCTCCCACGGGGGACGGTGCCGGGGCCCAGGGAGAGGCCCTGAATCCGGAGTTGTTCACTGGGATTGTACAGGGGGTCCTGTCTACCATGATGGGCTCCCTGGGCTCTCCTCAGAGCAACACTGAGAGCATCGCCCAGTTCATCCAGAGGCTCTCCGAGACCAGCAACATCTTCACACCCGGCACAGGGGACGCCATGG GTTTCTTTGGAGATCTACTGACCCTAGTGTGTCAGAACTTCTCCATGGTGGACCTGGTCTTGCTGCTCCACGGACAGAACCAGCCCCTGGGCCGCATCCAGACCCAGCTGTCTCAGTTCTTCACCCAGCATTACCTCAATGGGAGCGAGCCCACCGACCACAATGTCGCT GCTGCTGCTGATGGTCTCATCAATGAACTTGAGGAGTACATTACCGAGAGCTTT TCTTCAGTGGCAGTGTTGGAGGGTGTCAACGTCACTCAGACCAACCTGTCCTTCTTCAGGCGGCAGTTAACGCGTATCGCCACACACATACTCCGCTGCACAG ACAACACGTTTGGGCCGCAGCTGCTGCAGATGTGCAACCAGGGGTTGTTTGAGTGTCTGGCCCTCAACCTGTACTGtctgagaggagagcagagtgccctcacttctgtcatcaaccACCGCATA AGGACGTTGTCGACTGACATGAACCCCAGCCTGGTGAACTGGCTGACCAGTATGATGACCATGAGGCTGCAGGTCATCCTGGAGCACATCCCCGTCACAGAGGACCAGATACTGCATTATGCCGTCCACACACAGCag GGGGAGGCTTCTAATGCACAGGAGCCTCAACGTGCCCAGATCATAGAG ATGGAGGACACTCACTCCCCAGCCCCGGCCACCACAGCTGAAGAAGCCATGGCGTCGTCACAGGAGACTAGGGCAGAGCCTAGGGAAACTGGAGCCACCGGAGGTGCTGCGCCATTGGGTGGCGCCATGGCAGCAGCTGAAGCCAGCGGGAGGGAGGAGCCTGGTAGAGAGACCGAGGCCTGGGCTGCTGCCGTCCCTGCT GAGTGGGTACCCATCATCAGACATGACCTGATCACCCAGAGGAAGATGAAGGCCCAGCCTCCCATGTCTGATGCCTATTTACATGGGATGCCTGCCAAACGCAGGAAG acaggacagggggacggcgctcttctctccctctccgacgCAGTGAGCAGGGCTGCAAGGACGGCCGAAGTCAGGCCAGTCACTTCCCCAGACCACCTGCAGGAGGAGCTTGACAGCCCTGAGCTCCAGGAGGCATATGCAGAGCAG GTGAAGAAAGACATAAAGAAGCGAGTGAGAGAGGACCCGGACTTCAGCTCTCAGCAGttccccaacacacacagagcTTTTTCATCAGACTCATAA